CAAATTGTCAAGGACTTGGGAAATGGAGGAAAATAAGGGACCGAATTTGGTGGTAGGGAAACTCTATTTGGTTCCAACCATGTTGGGTGACAACGCCCCATTGGAGGTACTCCCCATATCCATAAAACGTACTATTGAGAATGTAGATCACTATATAGCGGAAAATGAAAAATCGGCCAGAAGGTTCATTAAACGCATAAGTCCTGCAAAAAATCAACCCGACCTTCACTTTGAACTATTGAATAAATATACGGACCCCACTGAGATTCCCACCTTTCTGGATGCATGCATCCAAGGCTTTGATATGGTGTTACTGTCTGAGGCAGGTGCCCCAGGGATTGCAGATCCAGGTGCCGATGTAGTCCGTATTGCCCATAAGAAAAAAATACAGGTGGTTCCCATGGTTGGCCCATCATCCATTACCATGGCAATGATGGCAAGTGGCATGAACGGTCAAAACTTCGCTTTTACGGGATACTTGCCAATAGATACGGCACTGAGGGGAAAAGCCATCAAATCCATGGAAAAACTATCATTGGAAACGGGGCAGGCACAAATCTTTATTGAGACACCCTACCGCAATGAAAAGCTATTCCAGGAACTCATAAAAAAACTAAGGCCTTCCACCCTACTTTGTGTTGCTTGCGATATTACCTTACCATCCGAACAGATTGCCACAAAGACCGCCAATGAATGGAAAAGATATCCATTGGATTTACAAAAAAGACCCACGGTCTTTATTATCCAGGCATAATCGTCTTTCTTAGACCCTGGGATTGTTCTGTGCTTTTATTTGGGAAATATCGTATCCGCCAAATTTGTTGATATAGATGGCTATGGTGGTGCCATACGCATCGGAGAAATCCGTCCGTCCATAGGAACGCAGGTATTTCTTAACATTGCCGGCCCCAGCTAAGTGCGCTGCCGCAACAATACCGGATTCGGTAATGGTTACACCATTTATCCTTTTCCCTACAAAACGTTTGATATCCCTTCTTAAAATCCACTTATTCCGGGCAACATTCATTTTAAACAATGTTTCCTGAAGAATGGGGTTAGTAAGGAAATCATCGGTATCGTAGACACCCATTAGTTTTAAGGTATTCCTTCCAAACTGGTATTTTCCCAAATACCCCAAAGTGTTTATCGTAGTGTAGTTTCCTTGTGACTCCTTGAACGCCAGTGCTTCCTTGAAACCAAGAAAGGACCTGTCCAGGAAAACTGAGGTCGAAAAATCCGCTTGGGTGTCCAGGGAAGTCTCTGGTTCAACCCAGTAGCATTCATCCAAACCACTTTTTAACGCTGGTGGAACCTCGATTCTTTTTGGTTCAACACTAAAAGTGGCAAAACTGGTCAAAATGGCAATTATGGCAAGATGACCTAAAAAATAAATCCATCTTTTCATAAACATATAGTTGCGAATCTACCTTAGATTCAATTTAGCCGGCAAATATAGTGGGGGTTTTGTTAAACTTGAATGATAAAAGTCATAAGTTTTTGCCAAAAAGGGGGTGAATCCCGTTGAACAGGCAAAAAATTCGTTGAAGCAGTCTTATCGCCTGATTTTCTGTTGGTTCAACCACTCGACGTACTGTACTTTATTGCGGTTGTGCTGCTGTAAGCTACCTGCAAACTTGTGATAACCAAAGTTGGAAACGTCTGCGACAAAGTAAAAATAGCTATGTTTTTCCGCATTCAAAACCGCATCCAAGGAAGATATGTCCGGCATGGTTATCGGTCCCGGAGGTACCCCTGAATATTTATAAGTGTTGTAAGGCGAATCCATTTCCAAATCCCTGTAAAGAACCCTTTTGATGATGGTATCAAAATTTCCAGTTTCCTTTTTAATGGCATGGATGACCGTTGGATCGGCCTGTAATAGCATTCCTTTTTTTAATCGGTTAATGTAAACACCCGCAACCCTTGGACGTTCATCCATCTTTACGGTTTCCTTCTGAACGATTGCTGCAAGTGAAGAAACCTCGGTTAAGGTCAAACCCAACTCTTGGGCTTTCTTTTTTCGGTTTCCATTCCAAAAACGATGGTACTCTTTAAACATGCGATCTCTAAATTCCCTGGCATCGGTGTTCCAAAAAAACTCATAGGTATTGGGCAAATAGGGGGTAATCATGTTGTCATTGTCAAACCCATTTTCCGCTAGAAAAGCCGTATCCTTGAATACCTGCACCAAGGCCAAACTATCTGCTTCCAACTGTTGTGCTATTCTCCCCGCCAAGTCTTCAACGGTTTCCTGATTATTAAAGGAAACCTTGACCGGAATATTGGCACTTCGCAAGGAATTGATAATGTCATTATTGTTCATTCCCCTTGTAATAGCGTACTTCCCGGCCTTTATGTTGGAAATATACCCCTTACGCTGTGCCACAGCCTCAAAAGAACCAAGGTTTTTGACCAATGGTTCCAATAACGACTTCACTTCATCGAAATTCGCATCAGAGGGAATAAAAACATAAGCTTCCTCATTCCCAAAAGCGGTGTTGGGATTAAAAATGGCACTATAAATCTGATACGCGACCACACCACAGATGACCAGTCCCAAAATGGCGGTGGCCCAAAGTACTTTTTTAAGATT
The sequence above is a segment of the Muricauda sp. SCSIO 64092 genome. Coding sequences within it:
- the mltG gene encoding endolytic transglycosylase MltG, translating into MSNLKKVLWATAILGLVICGVVAYQIYSAIFNPNTAFGNEEAYVFIPSDANFDEVKSLLEPLVKNLGSFEAVAQRKGYISNIKAGKYAITRGMNNNDIINSLRSANIPVKVSFNNQETVEDLAGRIAQQLEADSLALVQVFKDTAFLAENGFDNDNMITPYLPNTYEFFWNTDAREFRDRMFKEYHRFWNGNRKKKAQELGLTLTEVSSLAAIVQKETVKMDERPRVAGVYINRLKKGMLLQADPTVIHAIKKETGNFDTIIKRVLYRDLEMDSPYNTYKYSGVPPGPITMPDISSLDAVLNAEKHSYFYFVADVSNFGYHKFAGSLQQHNRNKVQYVEWLNQQKIRR
- a CDS encoding lytic transglycosylase domain-containing protein, with amino-acid sequence MKRWIYFLGHLAIIAILTSFATFSVEPKRIEVPPALKSGLDECYWVEPETSLDTQADFSTSVFLDRSFLGFKEALAFKESQGNYTTINTLGYLGKYQFGRNTLKLMGVYDTDDFLTNPILQETLFKMNVARNKWILRRDIKRFVGKRINGVTITESGIVAAAHLAGAGNVKKYLRSYGRTDFSDAYGTTIAIYINKFGGYDISQIKAQNNPRV
- a CDS encoding SAM-dependent methyltransferase; the protein is MEENKGPNLVVGKLYLVPTMLGDNAPLEVLPISIKRTIENVDHYIAENEKSARRFIKRISPAKNQPDLHFELLNKYTDPTEIPTFLDACIQGFDMVLLSEAGAPGIADPGADVVRIAHKKKIQVVPMVGPSSITMAMMASGMNGQNFAFTGYLPIDTALRGKAIKSMEKLSLETGQAQIFIETPYRNEKLFQELIKKLRPSTLLCVACDITLPSEQIATKTANEWKRYPLDLQKRPTVFIIQA